A single region of the Acidobacteriota bacterium genome encodes:
- a CDS encoding MFS transporter produces MNLTADPEPKPARYGLVVLAIGLAPFLGNLDGSIVMIATPTLARTFHADTADVSLVVVAYLLVMAGFSLIFGKLGDRVGTDRVFMAGYAVLTLGSVLCGLAPGLGALVAFRVVQAVGGTMLCATYCALIASNLPENVRGRAFGFTSVLSSVGFAIGAPVGGYILEASSWHWLFLLNVPFGLAGLFLSWKHLRRERPACPEKTPWDTRGAVLSLLALLSLVSALQLGQQSGWVAPLPLALFGVTLACAAAFVVRERTFPHPLVAPAIFRDAATGMAILSALLVLLILDGLLFVFPYYLEVVKGLASDRSGLVLMALPAAIFVFSPLAGYLSDKRSPRLITSLSGAGLFVGTSLFLFCDARTPLAYVVAAFAVFGVSFAFFLTANVTFIMGRAEPGVRGVLSGVLAVINNVGALLGVAVFQVVFALGAAGPAAPSVLAVRGFQRAALLAVALSVPILLNALFGRTKRP; encoded by the coding sequence ATGAACCTGACGGCAGACCCCGAACCGAAACCCGCCCGTTACGGGCTTGTCGTCCTCGCCATCGGCCTGGCCCCGTTCCTGGGGAACCTGGACGGCAGCATCGTCATGATCGCCACGCCCACCCTGGCGCGGACCTTTCACGCGGACACGGCGGACGTTTCCCTGGTCGTCGTGGCCTACCTCCTGGTGATGGCCGGTTTCTCGCTGATCTTCGGAAAACTGGGCGACCGGGTGGGCACGGATCGCGTCTTCATGGCGGGGTACGCGGTGCTCACGCTGGGTTCGGTCCTCTGCGGCCTGGCGCCGGGGCTTGGGGCCCTGGTGGCGTTCCGCGTGGTCCAGGCGGTGGGCGGCACCATGCTCTGCGCCACCTACTGCGCCCTCATCGCGTCGAACCTTCCCGAGAACGTGCGGGGACGGGCCTTCGGCTTCACCAGCGTGCTGTCCAGCGTCGGTTTCGCCATCGGGGCCCCCGTGGGCGGTTACATCCTCGAGGCGTCCAGTTGGCACTGGCTGTTCCTGCTCAACGTCCCTTTCGGCCTGGCGGGGCTCTTCCTCTCCTGGAAGCACCTGCGCCGGGAGCGTCCGGCCTGCCCGGAGAAGACCCCCTGGGATACCCGGGGCGCGGTGCTGAGCCTTCTCGCCCTGCTCTCTCTTGTCTCCGCGCTGCAGCTGGGGCAGCAGTCCGGCTGGGTCGCCCCGCTGCCGCTCGCGCTCTTCGGCGTCACGCTGGCCTGCGCCGCGGCGTTCGTCGTCCGGGAGCGGACCTTCCCCCACCCCCTCGTGGCCCCGGCGATCTTCCGGGACGCCGCCACGGGGATGGCGATCCTGTCGGCCCTCCTGGTCCTCCTGATCCTGGACGGCCTCCTGTTCGTTTTCCCGTACTACCTGGAAGTGGTGAAAGGCCTCGCGTCCGACCGTTCCGGGCTGGTGCTCATGGCGCTGCCGGCCGCGATCTTCGTGTTCAGCCCCCTGGCCGGCTACCTGTCCGACAAGCGCAGCCCCCGGCTGATCACCAGCCTGTCGGGGGCCGGCCTGTTCGTCGGGACGTCCCTGTTCCTCTTCTGCGACGCCCGGACGCCCCTGGCCTACGTCGTCGCCGCCTTCGCGGTGTTCGGCGTCTCGTTCGCCTTCTTCCTCACGGCCAACGTCACCTTCATTATGGGACGGGCCGAACCGGGCGTCCGGGGCGTTCTCTCCGGGGTCCTGGCCGTGATCAACAACGTGGGCGCCCTGCTGGGGGTGGCCGTGTTCCAGGTGGTTTTCGCCCTGGGGGCGGCGGGCCCGGCGGCCCCGTCCGTCCTGGCGGTCCGGGGCTTCCAGCGCGCGGCCCTGCTGGCCGTGGCCCTCTCCGTCCCCATCCTGCTGAACGCCCTGTTCGGCCGCACGAAGCGGCCGTGA
- a CDS encoding SpoIIE family protein phosphatase, whose product MPFKPIVTRPSIKAGTLGLLAVVLLLCALGYLGIQAYTRSGVSDVFTRSMDDLDDFEGLAGRQLKNAIVTELVFSDLKAYADLIGQRVAEARVTPAPGASPAGRRAAGDPPAAPVPEPDLHAVLSHVLDVEAYRPGFLFVVDRSGRVLVTEGLSRDPFEARFTVGRPLLGPPGDPLSETVGSILRSDRDGGARECTLSGRDWLFLYYGMPKLRCTLVKVLSKDFLAGQVREAGARIAGHVAAIRGKFASLYDRIRVVALMVFAAVLAAGFLIGSTLARAVTRPLVRLTEAARRLGRGDLDQRIDIPSGGEIGELAASFNAMAEDLKVHVRQLAESIAAREAVEEEIRLAARIQRASLPADFPAFAPGAELDLAACLEPSRVVSGDFYDHFFPDESRLFFAIGDVSGKNVSAALFMTTVKVLLKKYALMGLRPDEILRNVNDTLALDNRACMYATVFCGFLDLSTGRLEYCNGGHPHPLLRRGGAFDFVRARANMLVGLTGEARFEAESLELDAGGALFAYSDGVTEARGPGGEQFSEERLRAALLELPGESTAREIVEGVRRAVSDFTGVGERCDDLTMLCIRLPEKALPG is encoded by the coding sequence ATGCCATTCAAACCGATCGTCACGAGACCTTCCATCAAGGCCGGGACCCTGGGACTACTGGCCGTCGTCCTCCTTCTGTGCGCACTCGGCTACCTGGGCATCCAGGCCTACACCCGCTCCGGCGTGTCGGACGTCTTCACCCGCTCCATGGACGACCTCGACGACTTCGAGGGCCTGGCCGGCCGGCAGCTCAAGAACGCCATCGTCACGGAACTGGTCTTCTCGGACCTGAAAGCCTACGCGGACCTCATCGGGCAACGGGTCGCGGAGGCCCGGGTCACCCCCGCCCCGGGCGCTTCGCCGGCCGGGCGCCGGGCCGCCGGGGACCCGCCCGCCGCCCCCGTGCCGGAACCCGACCTGCACGCCGTCCTGTCGCACGTGCTGGATGTGGAGGCGTACCGGCCGGGCTTCCTCTTCGTGGTCGACCGCTCCGGCCGGGTCCTGGTGACGGAAGGCCTCTCCAGGGACCCCTTCGAGGCCCGTTTCACGGTTGGCCGGCCCCTGCTGGGACCTCCCGGGGACCCGCTGTCGGAAACGGTCGGTTCCATCCTCCGTTCCGACCGGGACGGCGGGGCCCGCGAGTGCACCCTCTCGGGCCGGGACTGGCTGTTCCTCTACTACGGGATGCCCAAGCTCCGGTGCACGCTGGTCAAGGTCCTGTCGAAGGATTTCCTGGCCGGGCAGGTCCGGGAAGCCGGCGCGCGGATCGCCGGGCACGTCGCCGCCATCCGCGGGAAATTCGCTTCGCTTTACGACCGGATCCGGGTCGTCGCCCTGATGGTGTTCGCGGCCGTGCTCGCCGCGGGGTTTCTCATCGGTTCCACCCTGGCGAGGGCCGTCACCCGGCCGCTGGTCCGGCTGACCGAAGCGGCCCGCCGTCTCGGCCGCGGGGACCTCGACCAACGCATCGACATCCCTTCCGGCGGCGAGATCGGCGAGCTGGCCGCGAGCTTCAACGCCATGGCGGAAGACCTGAAGGTCCACGTCCGGCAGCTGGCCGAGTCCATTGCCGCCCGGGAGGCCGTCGAAGAGGAGATCCGGCTGGCCGCCCGCATCCAGCGCGCTTCGTTGCCAGCCGACTTCCCCGCCTTCGCCCCGGGCGCCGAATTGGACCTGGCGGCCTGCCTGGAACCCAGCCGGGTCGTCAGCGGCGACTTCTACGACCACTTCTTCCCGGACGAGAGCCGCCTGTTCTTCGCCATCGGCGACGTTTCGGGCAAGAACGTCTCGGCCGCCCTCTTCATGACCACCGTCAAGGTCCTCCTGAAGAAGTACGCCCTAATGGGGTTGAGACCCGACGAGATCCTCCGGAACGTCAACGACACCCTCGCCCTCGACAACCGCGCCTGCATGTACGCCACGGTCTTCTGCGGCTTTCTGGACCTGTCGACGGGCCGGCTGGAGTACTGCAACGGGGGTCACCCCCACCCCCTGCTCCGCCGGGGGGGCGCGTTCGACTTCGTCCGGGCGAGGGCCAACATGCTCGTCGGCTTGACCGGAGAAGCGCGCTTTGAGGCGGAGTCCCTCGAACTGGACGCGGGAGGGGCCCTGTTCGCCTACTCGGACGGGGTCACGGAAGCCCGGGGCCCGGGCGGCGAGCAGTTCTCCGAAGAGCGGCTCCGGGCGGCCCTGCTCGAACTCCCCGGGGAGTCGACGGCCCGGGAGATCGTGGAGGGCGTCCGGCGGGCGGTGTCCGACTTCACCGGCGTCGGGGAGCGCTGCGACGACCTCACGATGCTCTGCATCCGGTTGCCGGAGAAAGCGTTGCCCGGGTAA
- a CDS encoding ATP-binding protein, with product MTALFPAELGRFPEMTAFIREGLAALGAGKDVLDTAHVVADELIANVIRHAYPDAPPVADGGGRPLWITVGGGPGRFQVEIADRGRPFNPLCPEGGPPGKGGARGGFGLSVVKGLADDLRYERTGGENRVTFTLAAK from the coding sequence GTGACCGCCCTTTTTCCCGCGGAACTGGGCCGGTTCCCGGAGATGACCGCCTTCATCCGGGAGGGCCTGGCCGCGCTGGGGGCCGGCAAGGACGTGCTGGACACCGCCCATGTCGTCGCCGACGAACTGATCGCCAACGTCATCCGGCACGCCTACCCCGACGCGCCCCCGGTTGCCGACGGCGGCGGGCGTCCCCTGTGGATCACGGTCGGCGGCGGCCCCGGCCGTTTCCAGGTGGAGATCGCCGACCGGGGTCGCCCCTTCAACCCGCTCTGTCCCGAAGGCGGGCCTCCCGGCAAGGGGGGGGCCCGGGGCGGCTTCGGCCTCTCCGTCGTGAAGGGCCTGGCCGACGACCTGCGGTATGAACGGACCGGCGGTGAGAACCGCGTGACCTTCACCCTTGCCGCGAAGTGA
- a CDS encoding STAS domain-containing protein, with the protein MINYRFETEADGRTLILGLEGEFDTAGAQVVQDQLEPAVGPEVCRIVFDLSGVTLMASSGLRVIFFARDKIRQGMKVELRGARDLVAKVIRMSGIGQFVDVV; encoded by the coding sequence ATGATCAATTATCGTTTCGAGACCGAAGCGGACGGCCGGACGCTGATCCTGGGCCTCGAGGGCGAATTCGACACCGCGGGCGCCCAGGTCGTCCAGGACCAGCTCGAACCCGCCGTGGGCCCGGAAGTGTGCCGGATCGTGTTCGACCTGTCCGGGGTGACGCTGATGGCCAGCTCCGGGCTGAGGGTGATCTTCTTCGCCCGGGACAAGATCCGGCAGGGCATGAAGGTGGAGTTGCGGGGGGCCCGGGACCTAGTGGCCAAGGTGATCCGGATGAGCGGGATCGGCCAGTTCGTCGATGTCGTCTGA